A window of Cheilinus undulatus linkage group 1, ASM1832078v1, whole genome shotgun sequence contains these coding sequences:
- the LOC121511809 gene encoding growth arrest-specific protein 1, whose translation MKCWCSALALLPWVLVALDAQLICWQALLRCHEEPECDLAYSQYLAACEGNIRGTRKQCPSHCINALIRLNHTRSGPDLETCDCAQDLECQSAKRAIEPCLPRRHPSDAGGIGCMEARQRCEEDSSCHTSLTAYLSYCGQLFNGRKCSSKCKATIQQMLFIPNGMLLNRCVCDGVERPFCEVVKENMSKLCSIGDSTVISDQPDVDDMYEDEDYDPKNDREEVFTDHSSASQGSASFMTLLFLSLAWIFY comes from the coding sequence ATGAAATGCTGGTGCAGCGCCCTGGCACTTCTCCCGTGGGTGCTGGTGGCCTTAGATGCCCAGCTAATCTGCTGGCAGGCGCTCCTCCGGTGCCACGAAGAGCCCGAGTGCGACCTCGCGTACAGTCAGTATTTAGCAGCCTGTGAAGGTAACATCAGAGGCACGAGGAAGCAGTGTCCCAGCCACTGCATCAACGCGCTCATACGCCTCAATCACACGCGCAGCGGGCCTGACTTGGAGACCTGCGATTGCGCACAGGACCTCGAGTGCCAGAGCGCCAAGCGAGCCATCGAGCCGTGCCTCCCCCGCAGACACCCCAGCGACGCCGGGGGGATCGGCTGCATGGAAGCCCGGCAACGCTGCGAGGAGGACAGCAGCTGCCACACCTCCCTCACGGCTTACTTGTCGTACTGCGGCCAGCTGTTTAACGGCAGGAAGTGCTCCTCCAAGTGCAAAGCCACCATCCAGCAGATGCTCTTCATCCCGAACGGCATGCTGCTGAACCGCTGTGTTTGTGATGGGGTCGAGAGGCCTTTCTGTGAAGTGGTCAAGGAGAACATGAGCAAACTTTGCTCCATAGGAGACAGCACTGTTATTTCAGACCAGCCTGATGTGGATGACATGTACGAGGATGAAGACTATGACCCGAAAAACGACAGAGAGGAGGTGTTTACTGACCATTCCTCTGCTTCACAGGGGTCAGCCAGCTTCATGACCCTCCTGTTTCTCTCCTTAGCATGGATATTTTACTGA
- the cplx3b gene encoding complexin-3b: protein MAFMVKHMVGGQLKNLTGGLTEEKPEGEKSEAAAQGMTQEEFEQYQQQLEEEKQEREASFAQKKAERATVRSHFRDKYRLPKNELDETQIQQAGDDVVLPTELAKMIAEDNQEETHKQSVLGQLSNIQNVDIDQLKDKAQATLEDLKKQTENCSLM from the exons ATGGCTTTCATGGTGAAACACATGGTGGGGGGACAGCTGAAGAACCTGACAGGCGGACTGACGGAGGAGAAACCTGAAGGAGAGAAATCAGAAGCGGCGGCGCAGGGGATGACTCAAGAGGAATTCGAGCAGTATCAGCAACAGTTAGAGGAGGAAAA ACAAGAACGAGAAGCCAGTTTTGCTCAGAAGAAAGCAGAGCGAGCCACAGTTAGAAGTCACTTCCGGGACAAGTACAGACTACCAAAG AATGAGCTGGATGAGACCCAGATCCAGCAGGCGGGGGATGACGTGGTGTTGCCCACAGAGTTGGCCAAGATGATCGCTGAGGACAACCAGGAGGAGACGCACAAGCAGTCGGTGCTGGGCCAGCTGTCCAACATCCAGAACGTGGACATCGACCAGCTGAAAGACAAAGCGCAAGCCACACTGGAAGACCTCAAAAAGCAGACGGAGAATTGCAGTCTCATGTGA